One window of Halichondria panicea chromosome 7, odHalPani1.1, whole genome shotgun sequence genomic DNA carries:
- the LOC135338302 gene encoding uncharacterized protein LOC135338302: MSNKAKGSSLQARERPKLKQGGGASRSAEAVKGIQPATIKKVPVLHTHSHHSFPDDPTGLSKSATVTRLEKELIELKRENSALKKELTDIKALHEQLIHESPQENFSEKRVNLLKSQLFQLERQVLLMSQALGSRGELLVDLFNTMEWLEEREKLSSTGGDVLQRVSTLKLRLSKYMKSGTLENLAEPVRFLDGFIRPKKSSAVQGTTLTLVDICRGGAVDCMNTKRLSHLECKLAELYGQLIQLKGSLETGPPNLSRTKRLLQPIKDHCCDHVTKSCKLIGECCHDLLCLSLLLPTAPWPPVGNKDISPTVTVNDIMKNMSASLRSKKEVKDAMEAAYRVFNYSIDMQEEKLKSLNRELQFHRDVYTIQADYVDALFKGVRSGYEEFERSLQEIICSPVEAFLSKYDALSQTASEEALKDFLSSIKQHYPELKDAMRRIKKTETPSTGVETLSLFGQQFYEQLHKLEERQSRH; encoded by the exons ATGTCGAACAAAGCAAAGGGAAGCTCTCTACAAGCCAGAGAAAGACCCAAGCTGAAacaggggggtggggctagtAGGTCTGCAGAAGCTGTGAAAGGAATACAACCTGCAACCATAAAGAAAGTGCcagtactgcacacacactctcatcATAGTTTCCCGGATGACCCTACTGGTCTGTCCAAGAGTGCGACTGTCACCAGACTGGAAAAGGAGCTAATA GAACTGAAACGAGAAAACTCTGCTCTAAAGAAGGAGCTCACTGACATTAA GGCTTTGCATGAGCAGCTGATTCACGAGTCTCCTCAAGAAAACTTCTCTGAGAAGAGAGTCAATTTGCTGAAGTCACAACTCTTTCAGTTGGAGAGACAA GTGCTGTTGATGTCTCAAGCTCTGGGTAGTCGAGGAGAGCTTCTAGTGGACTTGTTCAATACAATGGAGTGGCTGGAAGAGAGGGAAAA ATTATCCAGCACAGGTGGAGATGTGCTTCAAAGAGTCTCCACTTTAAAACTGAGGCTATCCAAGTACATGAAG TCTGGTACGCTGGAGAATCTTGCAGAGCCAGTACGATTCCTGGATGGCTTCATCAGGCCCAAGAAGAGCAGTGCTGTGCAGGGGACCACTTTGACATTGGTGGATATTTGCAGAGGTGGCGCTGTGGACTGTATGAACACAAAACGTTTG agtCATTTGGAGTGTAAGCTAGCAGAGCTCTATGGGCAGTTGATTCAGTTGAAGGGATCTCTTGAAACTGGTCCTCCTAATCTTAGTCGGACTAAACGTCTGCTCCAACCAATCAAAGATCATTGCTGTGATCATGTGACTAAAagctgcaagctgattggtgaATGCTGTCACGATCTGCTATGTCTATCACTTCTTCTACCGACAGCTCCTTGG CCACCTGTGGGGAATAAAGACATATCTCCGACTGTTACTGTCAATGACATTATGAAGAATATGTCTGCTTCTCTGCGAAGTAAAAAAGAG GTAAAGGATGCGATGGAAGCTGCATATCGTGTCTTCAACTATAGTATTGATATGCAAGAGGAAAAG CTGAAATCTCTGAACAGAGAGCTTCAGTTCCATAGAGATGTGTACACCATTCAAGCTGATTACGTTGATGCTCTATTCAAAGGAgtaag GTCAGGTTATGAGGAATTTGAGAGATCTCTTCAGGAAATAATCTGCTCACCAGTTGAAG CCTTTCTAAGCAAGTACGATGCCTTGTCTCAGACAGCCAGCGAAGAAGCACTCAAGGACTTCTTGTCATCCATCAAGCAACACTACCCGGAG CTGAAGGATGCCATGAGGAGGATTAAAAAGACTGAAACACCATCTACAG gaGTGGAGACTCTCTCGCTCTTTGGACAGCAATTTTATGAGCAGCTGCACAAACTGGAGGAGAGACAATCTAGGCATTAG
- the LOC135338298 gene encoding unconventional myosin-Ie-like: MAYHWQSRNKKASGVEDMVLLVKIQESAIVENLKKRFFDDLIYTYIGPVLISINPFKQMPYFTDKEVEIYQCAASYENPPHVWALTDNMYRNMLIENENQCVIISGESGAGKTVGAKYIMQYIARVSGGGPSVQRVKDVILESNPLLEAFGNAKTVRNNNSSRFGKYMEIQFSRGGLPDGGKISNFLLEKSRVVGQNEGERCFHIFYQLISGADSEMREGLGIANVDYYWYLNQSGTYTVDGTDDKKDLQDTLHAMDVMEIDGDTQTNILQIIAGILHLGNIAFSEDGNYAIPEDDGFLQFPAYLMGVEAAQLKDKLTGRVVEGKWGTQSETIQMKLNVEQATYTRDALSKALYSRVFDWLVQSVNKAMQKDKDELTIGVLDIYGFEIFMKNGFEQFCINFVNEKLQQIFIELTLKAEQEEYVQEGIKWTPIDYFNNKIVCDLIESKRPPGIMSVLDDICFQMHGQSEGADGKLLEKLNEVQLPGREHYVGFAAGFTIQHYAGKVTYEADGFSDKNRDVLFRDCIELMQSSTNTFIRTLFPDDINAEKRGRPTTVSSKIRTQANDLVGRLMKCTPHYIRCIKPNETKKPHDWENERVRHQVEYLGLKENIRVRRAGYAYRREFEKFLRRYCILTPETYPRWHGSTTDGIKHLMAAVNMEPDQWQLGRSKVFVKSPEALFLLEELRERKYDGFARIIQKAFRRYKSDQYFYLLKKKASDILLNKKERKTLTINRNFAGDYLGFAENPSLRALVGKRERIDFAQTVTKYDRRFKTAKRDLMLSPSFVYLIGREKIKEKGPMKGQFVEVVKRKIPLENISSVSLSPFQDDFVVLHVKGEYDSVMETVLKTEFLTLLSEKYQTITSSKLSFTFNRSLQFLVKKEGFGGGGSRMLQFHQGQGDVTLLKPSGKTLHVTIGPGLPSSTTPSHERPPTKNTGGGRRGPPAGGRPAPGGGRPPPGGGRPPPGGGRPAPGGGRPAPGGGRPAPGGGRPAPGGGRPAPGGGKKAVGGSKGQPQRNSKGSFTRRGNQPKLHKEGASKRARAESITDYSKHEFMKTPEGGGTRPPPKSRAKPPARGPKPAPALPKCKAVFDYDATDTDELSFKEGDIIDIIKEDASGWWKGRVRGKEGLFPNNYIEKI; the protein is encoded by the exons ATG GCTTACCACTGGCAGAGCAGAAACAAGAAGGCCAGTGGTGTGGAGGACATGGTGCTGCTCGTCAAGATCCAAGAGTCTGCCATTGTCGAAAACCTCAAGAAGCGTTTCTTTGACGACCTCATTTAT ACATACATTGGCCCTGTGCTCATCTCAATCAACCCCTTCAAGCAGATGCCCTACTTCACTGACAAAGAGGTTGAAATATACCAGTGTgcg GCCTCCTACGAGAACCCCCCTCATGTGTGGGCGTTGACGGACAACATGTATCGTAACATGTTGATAGAGAATGAAAATCAGTGTGTTATCATCAG tgGAGAGAGTGGTGCCGGCAAGACTGTAGGTGCAAAGTACATCATGCAGTACATAGCCCGAGTATCAGGGGGTGGTCCAAGCGTACAGAGAGTGAAGGACGTGATCCTTGAGTCCAACCCTCTACTGGAGGCATTCGGGAATGCCAAAACTGTCAGGAACAACAACTCCAGTAGATTT GGCAAGTACATGGAGATCCAGTTCTCTAGAGGAGGTTTGCCAGATGGTGGAAAGATCTCTAACTTCCTACTAGAAAAG TCTCGAGTGGTGGGTCAGAACGAAGGAGAGAGATGCTTCCATATCTTTTACCAACTCATCTCCGGGGCTGACTCTGAAATGAGAG AGGGTCTGGGCATAGCAAATGTGGACTACTACTGGTACCTGAACCAGAGTGGGACCTACACTGTGGACGGAACTGATGACAAGAAAGACTTGCAAGACACACTG CATGCCATGGATGTGATGGAGATAGATGGAGACACGCAGACCAACATCCTACAGATCATTGCCGGTATCCTCCATCTTGGAAACATTGCCTTCAGTGAAGACGGCAACTACGCCATACCCGAGGACGATGGAT TCCTACAGTTCCCTGCGTACCTGATGGGGGTAGAGGCGGCACAACTCAAGGACAAGCTGACTGGGCGTGTGGTGGAGGGCAAGTGGGGGACACAGTCTGAGACCATCCAGATGAAGCTCAACGTGGAGCAAGCCACCTACACACGTGATGCACTCTCAAAGGCTCTCTACTCACGTGTCTTTGACTGGCTGGTCCAG tctgtgAACAAAGCCATGCAGAAGGACAAGGATGAGCTGACAATTGGTGTGCTGGACATCTACGGCTTTGAGATTTTCATG AAAAACGGCTTCGAGCAGTTTTGCATCAACTTTGTGAACGAGAAGCTACAGCAAATCTTTATCGAGCTGACGTTGAAGGCAGAGCAAGAGGAGTACGTACAGGAGGGGATTAAGTGGACTCCCATTGACTACTTCAACAACAAGATCGTTTGTGATCTCATAGAGTCAAAG cgccCCCCTGGTATCATGTCTGTACTGGACGACATCTGCTTCCAAATGCACGGGCAGTCAGAGGGAGCAGATGGAAAACTATTAGAG AAACTGAACGAGGTACAGCTGCCCGGACGAGAGCACTATGTGGGGTTTGCAGCTGGATTCACTATCCAGCATTACGCTGGCAAGGTGACGTACGAGGCAGATGGATTCAGTGATAAGAACAGAGACGTCCTCTTCAGGGACTGCATCGAGCTCATGCAGAGCAGCACCAA CACATTCATTCGGACTTTATTCCCTGATGACATCAATGCTGAAAAGAGGGGCAGGCCCACCACAGTCAGCTCAAAGATCAGG ACGCAAGCCAACGACCTAGTGGGCAGACTCATGAAGTGCACGCCTCATTACATCCGCTGCATCAAACCCAACGAGACCAAGAAGCCTCACGACTGGGAGAACgagag AGTTCGTCACCAAGTGGAGTACCTGGGTCTGAAGGAGAACATCAGAGTAAGGAGAGCCGGCTATGCGTATAGGAGAGAGTTTGAAAAGTTCCTCAGAAG GTATTGCATCCTGACCCCTGAGACGTACCCTCGTTGGCATGGCAGCACTACGGACGGCATCAAGCACCTTATGGCAGCTGTCAACATGGAGCCAGATCAGTGGCAGCTGGGGAGGTCAAAGGTCTTCGTTAAAAGCCCTGAAGCA CTGTTTCTGCTTGAGGAGTTAAGAGAGAGGAAGTACGACGGGTTCGCTCGTATCATACAGAAGGCGTTTCGGAGGTACAAATCTGACCAATACTTTTACCTGCTCAAGAAGAAAG CCTCTGACATCCTGCTCAACAAGAAAGAGAGGAAGACATTGACCATCAATCGAAACTTTGCCGGGGACTATCTGGGCTTTGCAGAGAATCCTTCCCTGAGGGCTCTAGtcg GTAAGAGAGAAAGGATTGACTTTGCACAGACCGTAACTAAGTACGACAGGAGGTTCAAG ACTGCCAAGAGAGATCTCATGCTGTCACCTTCATTCGTCTACTTGATAGGCAGAGAAAAG ATCAAGGAGAAGGGACCAATGAAGGGTCAGTTTGTGGAGGTGGTTAAGAGGAAGATACCTCTGGAGAATATATCCTCAGTATCACTCAG TCCGTTCCAGGACGACTTTGTGGTGCTCCATGTGAAGGGAGAGTACGACAGTGTCATGGAGACAGTGCTCAAGACCGAGTTCCTCACCCTCCTCTCAGAGAAATACCAGACCATCACTTCCTCAAAGCTCTCCTTCACTTTCAACAGAAG TCTCCAGTTCCTCGTTAAGAAGGAGGGGTTCGGTGGTGGAGGCTCTCGCATGTTGCAGTTCCATCAGGGACAGGGGGACGTCACGTTGCTCAAGCCCTCAGGGAAAACACTACATGTCACCATAGGACCAGGACTTCCCAGTAGTACAA CTCCGTCCCATGAACGACCTCCTACCAAGAACACGGGCGGGGGGCGCAGAGGTCCCCCTGCAGGAGGGAGACCAGCACCAGGGGGTGGTCGCCCCCCACCAGGAGGGGGCCGTCCTCCACCGGGAGGGGGTAGACCAGCACCAGGAGGGGGTCGGCCAGCACCGGGAGGAGGTCGTCCAGCACCAGGGGGTGGGAGACCAGCGCCAGGAGGAGGCCGTCCAGCACCAGGAGGAGGGAAGAAGGCAGTCGGAGGCTCAAAAGGACAG cctCAGCGAAATAGCAAGGGCAGTTTTACTCGTCGTGGTAACCAGCCAAAGTTGCATAAGGAGGGTGCATCCAAGAGAGCGCGAGCCGAGAGTATCACAGACTACTCCAAACACGAATTTATGAAAACTCCCGAGGGAGGAGG TACACGCCCACCTCCCAAGTCTCGGGCCAAGCCCCCCGCTCGTGGACCCAAACCAGCACCTGCTCTGCCCAAGTGTAAGGCAGTATTTGATTACGATGCGACTGACACGGATGAATTGTCATTCAAAGAAGGAGACATTATTGACATCATCAAAGAAG ATGCTTCGGGCTGGTGGAAGGGCAGAGTACGGGGCAAAGAAGGACTCTTTCCAAATAACTATATCGAGAAAATTTGA